A window of Lacibacter sediminis contains these coding sequences:
- a CDS encoding SusC/RagA family TonB-linked outer membrane protein — protein sequence MTLHRLLARAGALALMLMVLAMNVFAQGKTVTGKVTDSKDGTPVANASVTIKGTSRGTTTDAGGNFRIAVDNNNAVLVISSVGFTEYELTVGAQTDLTISLSAAQGTLNEVVVVGYGTQRKRDLSGSVATVSSKDFVKGALQTPEQLIAGKVAGVQITPNSGAPGSGSRIRIRGGASLNASNDPLIVIDGVPVDNGGISGATNPLNLINPNDIETFTILKDPSAAAIYGSRASNGVILITTKKGKKGKTRFNFSAQGFVQTPSGKVDVLSAQDVRDIVNAKGTPAQVALLGKESTDWQDKIFRNAFAQDFNLSATGALGNGKLPFRLSGGYLNQDGILKTGNFQRLTGALNLNPSFFNNKLKVDLNLKGSRTTNFFANEGAIGNAITFDPTKPVNSSSKRYGGYWEWTDADGLPTQLSNRNPVGLLYNRDNTSEVYRSIGNIQFDYQLPFVKGLRANLNLGYDVSKGSGTNIVSDSAADTYRRKGNYNPYHQERTNKLMDFYFNYTSNIRAINSRVDFTAGTGYQDFEFYSYNFPDRRFNGSIVPESEPNFISQAPGYTLISYYGRLVYSLANKYTVTLNARTDGTSKFNKANRWGFFPSAAVAWQINEEEFLKNSKVVSNLKLRAGYGVTGQQDGIPFYAYIPVYGLSNNQAQYQLGNSFINLLRPSAYDVDLRWETTTNINAAIDFGFIDNRINGTVEGFIRKTEDLLSTVPISAGSNFTNQLFTNVGNIESKGLELTLNAVPVRSKNIEWEIGANFTYVVPKITNLLVNPDPNFTGVAVGGISGGTGNTIQRHIVGERPASFYVYKQVYDASSKPIEGLYEDLNRDGIINEKDLYIYQSPEAKYFLGITSNVTVNRFSAGFVMRGSIGNYMYDNLNSNNGVYRQVVNPLGFLANGTKDYLHTGFVNNQYFSDYYIKNASFLRMDNINFGYDAGEIAKNVRLRITANIQNVFVISKYGGLDPEIAGGIDNTIYPRPRTYVLGFNFDF from the coding sequence ATGACCCTTCATCGTCTGCTTGCCAGAGCAGGGGCCTTGGCTCTAATGCTGATGGTTTTAGCAATGAACGTGTTTGCGCAAGGTAAAACTGTAACAGGGAAAGTGACCGACAGTAAAGACGGCACCCCGGTTGCAAACGCCTCCGTAACAATTAAAGGTACCAGCCGTGGTACCACCACTGATGCCGGTGGTAATTTCAGAATTGCTGTTGATAACAACAACGCTGTATTAGTTATTTCATCTGTAGGTTTTACAGAGTATGAATTAACTGTTGGAGCGCAAACTGATCTTACCATTTCACTTTCTGCCGCACAGGGCACACTTAACGAAGTTGTTGTTGTAGGTTATGGTACACAGCGTAAGAGAGATCTCTCCGGCTCTGTGGCAACTGTATCTTCCAAAGACTTTGTAAAAGGTGCGCTACAAACTCCTGAGCAGTTGATTGCAGGTAAAGTAGCTGGTGTGCAGATCACACCAAACAGCGGCGCACCGGGTAGTGGTAGCCGGATCCGTATTCGTGGCGGTGCTTCTTTGAATGCAAGTAATGATCCGTTAATTGTAATTGATGGTGTGCCGGTTGATAATGGTGGCATTTCAGGTGCAACCAATCCGTTGAACCTCATCAACCCCAACGACATTGAAACCTTTACCATTTTAAAAGATCCATCTGCTGCAGCCATTTATGGTTCACGTGCATCAAATGGTGTTATCCTTATTACCACTAAGAAAGGGAAGAAAGGAAAAACACGGTTTAATTTCAGTGCACAGGGTTTTGTACAAACGCCTTCTGGAAAAGTAGATGTATTATCGGCACAAGATGTGCGGGATATTGTAAATGCAAAAGGTACACCTGCACAAGTTGCTTTGTTAGGAAAAGAAAGTACTGATTGGCAAGACAAGATTTTCAGAAATGCATTTGCACAAGACTTTAACCTCAGTGCAACAGGTGCACTTGGCAATGGCAAATTGCCATTCCGTTTATCAGGTGGTTATCTCAACCAGGATGGTATTCTGAAAACAGGCAACTTCCAACGTTTAACCGGGGCATTAAACCTCAACCCAAGTTTCTTTAATAACAAACTGAAAGTTGATCTTAATCTGAAAGGTTCACGTACTACTAATTTCTTTGCTAATGAAGGAGCGATAGGTAATGCAATTACGTTCGATCCTACTAAGCCGGTTAATTCAAGCAGCAAAAGATATGGTGGTTATTGGGAGTGGACAGATGCTGATGGATTGCCTACCCAATTATCAAACCGCAACCCTGTTGGTTTATTATACAATCGTGATAATACAAGTGAAGTATATCGCAGCATCGGAAATATCCAGTTCGATTATCAACTTCCTTTTGTAAAAGGATTACGTGCAAATCTTAATCTGGGTTACGATGTGTCGAAAGGCAGTGGTACTAATATTGTAAGCGATAGTGCTGCCGATACTTATCGCCGCAAAGGCAATTACAATCCATATCACCAGGAGCGTACTAATAAGTTGATGGATTTTTACTTCAACTATACCAGCAATATCAGGGCGATTAATAGCCGTGTTGATTTCACTGCAGGTACAGGTTACCAGGATTTCGAATTTTACAGTTACAATTTTCCCGACAGAAGATTCAACGGAAGTATTGTTCCTGAATCAGAACCTAATTTTATTTCACAAGCTCCGGGTTATACATTGATCTCCTACTATGGACGTTTGGTTTACTCTTTAGCCAATAAGTACACAGTAACATTGAATGCACGTACCGATGGTACTTCGAAGTTCAACAAAGCAAACCGTTGGGGCTTCTTCCCATCTGCAGCAGTAGCATGGCAGATCAATGAAGAAGAATTCCTCAAAAATTCAAAGGTGGTTTCTAATCTGAAATTGCGTGCAGGTTATGGTGTTACCGGTCAGCAGGATGGTATTCCGTTTTATGCCTACATTCCTGTTTATGGTTTGAGTAACAATCAGGCACAATATCAATTAGGTAATTCATTTATAAACCTTCTTCGTCCGAGTGCATATGATGTTGATCTGCGTTGGGAAACAACCACTAACATTAATGCTGCCATCGACTTTGGATTCATTGATAACCGCATTAATGGTACAGTAGAAGGGTTTATCCGCAAAACTGAAGATCTGTTAAGTACAGTTCCTATTTCAGCAGGCTCAAACTTTACAAACCAACTGTTTACCAACGTAGGTAACATTGAAAGTAAAGGTTTGGAGCTAACATTGAATGCAGTTCCTGTACGTTCTAAAAATATAGAGTGGGAAATCGGTGCAAACTTCACGTATGTTGTTCCAAAGATTACCAACCTCTTGGTAAATCCTGATCCAAACTTCACAGGTGTGGCAGTAGGTGGTATCAGTGGTGGTACCGGTAATACGATCCAGCGTCACATTGTGGGAGAGCGCCCTGCTTCATTCTATGTGTACAAGCAGGTTTATGATGCAAGTAGTAAACCTATTGAAGGTTTGTATGAAGATCTGAATCGTGATGGCATCATCAACGAAAAAGATCTGTACATCTACCAATCGCCTGAAGCGAAATATTTCCTTGGTATTACATCGAATGTAACAGTGAACCGTTTCAGTGCAGGTTTTGTAATGCGTGGAAGCATTGGTAACTATATGTACGATAATCTTAACTCGAACAATGGTGTTTACCGCCAGGTTGTTAATCCGCTTGGTTTCCTTGCAAACGGCACAAAAGATTATCTCCATACCGGATTTGTAAACAATCAATATTTCTCCGACTACTATATAAAGAATGCATCTTTTCTCCGTATGGATAATATCAACTTCGGATATGATGCAGGTGAAATTGCAAAGAATGTTCGGTTACGTATTACAGCTAACATTCAGAATGTATTCGTGATTTCGAAGTACGGTGGTCTTGATCCGGAAATTGCCGGTGGTATCGACAACACCATTTACCCACGACCACGTACATATGTACTAGGTTTTAATTTTGATTTCTAA
- a CDS encoding RagB/SusD family nutrient uptake outer membrane protein, producing the protein MKRISVYISSLLLSVALLTSCHKQLDRTPPNSLPSDNVYTSETGYLQVMAKVYASMALTGNQGPAGNGDVAGIDEGTSDFLRLFWKAQELSTDEAVVAWNDPGIQDFHNMNWSSSNAMTKGLYYRCTYIITLCNEFIRASNPATVASNGISGPATDNIKRMRAEARFVRAFSYWVLLDLYGKPGFTTENDPIGKFNPEQTTRTALFSYIETELKAIENDLSNARAADYGRADKAAAWSLLARMYLNAKVYIDTEKYTEAITYSKKVIDAGYSLLGDYRWLGLADNNISNPEFIWTLNYDGVKSKNYGGTTFLVNASVGGDMDKNVSGLGAWGGIRATRNLPDLFPDVNGNGDKRAQFAIGTQNIEINNISEFKDGLGVIKYRNKTRSGAFGQDPEKTFSDIDFPVFRLAEMYLIYAEAVKRGGAGGTDAQALIYLNALRARAQVTAAPLGFYTLDYIIDERARELYWEGFRRTDLIRFNRFVEGTYLWPWKGGVKSGTGVSAIRKIYPIPDSEIAANPKLTQNPGY; encoded by the coding sequence ATGAAACGTATTTCAGTTTATATAAGTTCATTACTGTTGAGTGTGGCGCTATTAACAAGCTGCCATAAACAACTAGACAGGACACCGCCTAACAGTTTGCCGTCGGACAATGTGTATACTTCCGAGACCGGATATTTACAGGTAATGGCGAAAGTATATGCAAGCATGGCACTCACGGGAAACCAAGGCCCCGCAGGTAACGGTGATGTGGCTGGTATTGATGAAGGTACATCTGACTTTCTCCGTTTGTTTTGGAAAGCACAGGAGTTAAGTACCGACGAAGCTGTAGTTGCATGGAATGATCCCGGCATCCAGGATTTTCATAACATGAACTGGAGCTCCAGTAATGCAATGACCAAAGGTTTGTACTATCGTTGTACATACATCATAACACTTTGCAACGAATTTATCCGTGCGAGCAATCCTGCAACAGTTGCCAGTAATGGTATTTCGGGACCTGCAACAGATAATATCAAACGCATGCGTGCCGAAGCAAGATTTGTTCGTGCATTTTCTTATTGGGTATTACTTGATTTGTATGGCAAACCCGGATTTACTACAGAGAATGATCCAATTGGAAAATTCAATCCTGAACAAACAACAAGAACTGCTTTGTTCAGCTATATTGAAACTGAGTTGAAGGCAATTGAAAATGATCTGTCGAATGCACGTGCTGCTGATTATGGCCGTGCTGATAAAGCAGCTGCATGGTCATTACTTGCACGTATGTACCTCAATGCGAAAGTTTATATTGATACAGAGAAATATACAGAAGCAATTACCTATTCAAAAAAGGTGATTGATGCAGGGTATAGTTTACTGGGCGATTATCGTTGGTTAGGTTTAGCCGACAATAACATTAGTAATCCTGAATTTATCTGGACATTGAATTATGACGGTGTCAAATCGAAAAACTATGGTGGAACGACTTTTTTGGTGAATGCTTCTGTAGGTGGCGATATGGATAAAAATGTTTCAGGTCTTGGTGCATGGGGCGGTATTCGTGCAACACGAAACCTGCCAGATTTGTTTCCTGATGTAAATGGTAATGGCGATAAGCGTGCACAGTTTGCCATCGGTACACAAAACATTGAGATCAATAATATATCTGAATTCAAAGATGGTCTCGGTGTTATTAAGTATCGTAACAAAACTCGCAGTGGCGCTTTTGGCCAGGATCCTGAAAAAACATTCTCTGATATTGATTTTCCTGTTTTCCGTTTAGCAGAAATGTATCTCATTTATGCAGAAGCAGTAAAACGTGGCGGCGCTGGCGGCACCGATGCGCAAGCGTTGATTTATCTCAATGCATTGCGTGCAAGAGCACAGGTTACAGCTGCACCGTTAGGATTTTATACACTCGATTATATCATTGATGAACGTGCAAGAGAATTGTATTGGGAAGGCTTTCGCCGTACTGATCTGATCCGCTTTAACCGTTTTGTTGAAGGTACTTATCTGTGGCCCTGGAAAGGTGGTGTAAAAAGTGGAACCGGAGTTTCAGCGATCAGAAAAATTTACCCCATTCCTGATTCAGAAATTGCAGCAAACCCAAAACTGACACAGAACCCCGGATATTAA
- a CDS encoding SusE domain-containing protein, which translates to MKKIIQSFTLFTGLLLAASCEKVENKIYLESGKDPVLTISTTNVSLEPGNEAKEALRLNWTNPDYMFTTGVSSHDVTYTIQIDVEGGKFASDKKGEVVVAKELSKTFTVAELNGFLGNTMKLQTEPRRSYVLEVRVVASIGAAAKRYSNEFKITTSPFNPPPKVEPPGTLINNYNDGELWIVGDASPNGWANPLQAAYKTSHKFTRKSKTLYELTIALPGGGGYKLIQQDGNWDTQYHMTVGTWAGGEFEKKNADPTFPGPSTGAGTYTITVNFQLGTYSVVKI; encoded by the coding sequence ATGAAAAAAATAATTCAATCATTCACCCTTTTCACAGGATTGCTGCTTGCTGCAAGCTGCGAAAAAGTTGAAAATAAAATTTATCTCGAAAGTGGTAAGGATCCTGTGCTTACAATAAGCACTACCAATGTAAGCCTTGAGCCGGGTAACGAAGCAAAAGAAGCACTTCGGTTAAACTGGACGAATCCTGATTATATGTTTACAACAGGCGTGAGTTCACATGATGTAACCTATACCATTCAGATTGATGTGGAAGGTGGGAAATTTGCAAGCGACAAAAAAGGCGAAGTTGTTGTAGCAAAAGAACTTTCAAAAACGTTTACAGTTGCAGAGTTAAACGGATTCCTGGGTAATACCATGAAGTTGCAGACAGAGCCAAGAAGAAGCTACGTACTTGAAGTAAGAGTGGTTGCATCAATTGGAGCGGCAGCAAAAAGGTATTCCAACGAATTTAAGATTACTACCAGTCCATTTAATCCTCCACCAAAAGTTGAGCCTCCTGGAACCCTTATCAATAACTACAATGATGGTGAATTGTGGATAGTGGGTGATGCTTCTCCAAACGGCTGGGCGAACCCGCTTCAGGCAGCTTATAAAACGTCTCATAAGTTTACCAGGAAATCAAAAACATTGTATGAGTTGACCATCGCTTTACCAGGCGGCGGAGGTTATAAGTTGATTCAGCAAGATGGCAACTGGGATACACAATACCACATGACCGTAGGTACTTGGGCTGGTGGCGAATTTGAAAAGAAAAATGCCGATCCAACATTCCCAGGCCCTTCTACAGGGGCAGGTACGTACACCATAACAGTTAATTTTCAGTTGGGCACTTATTCAGTTGTAAAAATTTAA
- a CDS encoding SusE domain-containing protein, with amino-acid sequence MKSINKLFILTMLLAVGFAACEKAPGLENYKNGTAVSLTSSAASIAPTAADSNKVILTLNWTSPAYATDSTTYKYILELDSSTKNFTKPNTVIQTGARTKSFTGKEINNMLLNYGFALGVPVDLDFRITSSYSNNNELYKSNIVKIRVTPYNDPSVLTTEKTAVSGTLNTSNDPSNKFTWTNAFTGYNGIVTYTLQYDSATKNFASLKEIAVGASTYLKQLKVGEMNDAALNEGVAGDATGKIEFRVKAVTAQGAVSYSNVVSVNITTYIPLLRFYLPGSYQVGSGYGSENWTPATAPELVRDLRPEALNKLYYIYIWLPANTEFKVTQGRSWDVNYGGTGGNLVQGALDNLKVTNAGYYRISIDRTSLKYDIREGRMGFVGGATGAGWTPPNVFPNYAMGLASTNLFVGVTNLTVDAWKMIDYNDWNSGDINVTNARSYGSAGGSGSTMEVNGGNFPAVATAGRYRAMWDGRNPDNIKYELSPATEMRVVGNGIQGVPDWNPGASPQMTYMGAGKWQITVTLVAGKDIKFLAGNDWGAFDYEDNSGGSIATGVARKIKWEGGDNFKTPAATGSYTIILDEHAQTVTIQ; translated from the coding sequence ATGAAATCTATTAATAAACTATTTATTCTGACCATGCTTTTAGCTGTTGGTTTTGCGGCTTGCGAGAAAGCACCCGGTCTGGAAAATTATAAAAACGGAACGGCTGTCTCCCTTACTTCTTCTGCCGCATCAATTGCACCCACGGCTGCAGATTCAAACAAAGTAATCCTTACGTTGAACTGGACCAGCCCTGCTTACGCAACGGATTCAACTACCTACAAGTATATTCTTGAACTGGATTCAAGCACTAAAAATTTCACGAAACCAAATACGGTAATACAAACGGGCGCAAGAACCAAATCCTTCACAGGAAAAGAGATCAACAATATGTTGTTGAATTATGGTTTCGCTTTAGGAGTACCTGTTGATCTGGATTTTCGTATCACTTCATCTTACAGTAACAATAATGAACTGTACAAATCAAATATTGTAAAGATCAGGGTTACGCCTTACAACGATCCGAGTGTACTTACAACAGAAAAAACAGCAGTAAGCGGAACGTTAAACACATCAAATGATCCATCAAACAAATTCACATGGACAAATGCGTTTACAGGTTATAATGGCATAGTTACTTACACATTACAGTACGATTCAGCTACTAAGAACTTTGCATCGCTTAAAGAAATAGCAGTCGGCGCATCAACTTATCTCAAGCAATTGAAAGTGGGCGAAATGAATGATGCAGCTTTAAATGAAGGAGTAGCGGGTGATGCAACCGGTAAAATTGAATTCAGGGTGAAAGCTGTTACAGCACAAGGAGCAGTGTCATACTCAAATGTTGTTTCAGTTAATATCACAACTTATATTCCATTGCTCAGGTTTTATTTACCGGGTAGTTATCAAGTTGGCTCTGGGTATGGTAGTGAAAACTGGACTCCGGCAACAGCGCCCGAGCTGGTTCGTGATCTTCGTCCCGAGGCATTGAACAAATTGTACTATATCTACATATGGTTACCAGCCAATACTGAATTTAAAGTAACCCAAGGCCGTAGCTGGGATGTTAACTATGGAGGCACAGGTGGTAATCTTGTACAAGGGGCGCTTGACAACCTGAAAGTGACCAATGCTGGTTATTACAGAATATCAATTGACAGAACATCTTTGAAATATGATATCCGTGAAGGAAGAATGGGCTTTGTTGGCGGTGCTACCGGAGCTGGTTGGACCCCTCCGAACGTATTCCCCAATTATGCGATGGGCCTTGCTTCAACAAATCTGTTTGTTGGTGTAACCAATTTAACAGTCGATGCCTGGAAGATGATCGATTACAACGATTGGAACAGCGGCGATATCAATGTAACAAATGCACGTAGTTATGGTTCTGCCGGCGGTAGCGGAAGTACGATGGAAGTAAACGGCGGTAACTTCCCTGCTGTTGCAACTGCAGGTCGTTATCGTGCAATGTGGGATGGCCGTAACCCAGATAACATTAAATATGAATTGTCGCCAGCTACAGAAATGCGTGTAGTGGGTAATGGTATTCAAGGCGTACCAGATTGGAACCCGGGAGCAAGTCCTCAGATGACGTACATGGGAGCGGGTAAATGGCAGATAACTGTTACTCTTGTTGCCGGCAAGGACATTAAATTTCTTGCAGGTAACGATTGGGGGGCCTTTGATTATGAAGACAACAGCGGCGGCAGTATTGCCACTGGTGTTGCCCGTAAGATCAAATGGGAGGGAGGTGATAACTTTAAAACTCCAGCCGCAACCGGATCTTATACAATTATCTTAGATGAGCATGCGCAAACAGTAACTATTCAATAG
- a CDS encoding isoprenyl transferase produces the protein MSSLRDQLDMERLPQHIAIIMDGNGRWAKEQGQDRLFGHFHGVESVRDIVEGCAELGVKYLTLYAFSTENWDRPIEEVTGLMELLVDTIRKETATLNKNKIKLHVIGDTNMLPDYARKELQESLDELKDNTGLNLIMALSYSSRWEIVNAIKNIAADVKTGKLEPFEIDQDTIKDYLTTREFPDPELMIRTSGEYRISNFLLYQLAYAELYFTNVRWPDFRKENLYEAILDFQGRERRFGKTGEQLKTSEPITQS, from the coding sequence ATGTCTTCCTTGCGTGATCAATTGGATATGGAGCGGTTACCGCAGCACATCGCCATTATTATGGATGGGAATGGTCGTTGGGCCAAGGAGCAAGGTCAGGATCGCCTCTTTGGTCATTTTCATGGCGTTGAAAGTGTGCGTGATATTGTAGAAGGATGTGCAGAGTTGGGTGTGAAATATCTTACCCTTTATGCCTTCAGTACTGAAAACTGGGACAGACCAATTGAAGAAGTAACAGGTTTAATGGAGTTGCTGGTAGATACCATTCGTAAAGAAACAGCTACCCTCAACAAGAACAAGATCAAATTGCATGTAATCGGTGATACGAATATGTTGCCCGACTACGCAAGAAAAGAATTACAGGAAAGCCTGGATGAACTTAAAGATAATACCGGTCTCAATCTTATCATGGCATTAAGTTACAGCAGCCGCTGGGAAATTGTTAATGCCATTAAGAATATTGCAGCCGATGTGAAGACAGGAAAACTGGAGCCGTTTGAAATTGATCAGGATACCATCAAGGATTATTTGACCACACGTGAGTTTCCTGATCCTGAGTTGATGATACGCACCAGCGGTGAGTACCGCATCAGTAACTTTCTTTTATATCAATTGGCCTATGCAGAATTGTATTTTACCAATGTACGCTGGCCCGATTTCAGAAAAGAGAATTTATATGAAGCGATTCTCGATTTTCAGGGCAGGGAGAGGCGTTTTGGGAAAACAGGTGAGCAATTAAAAACCAGCGAACCTATAACACAATCCTAA
- a CDS encoding BamA/OMP85 family outer membrane protein, translated as MRLNRKLLLLILICSSVYLPAMAQQTDTTKPVSVDPELEAIMNSKVPREYIIAGITVSGSKTFDSALLVSVSGISVGDKVYLPGGDLFSKAIAAIWRQQYFDDATIYITKVDGKDIYIEINVTERARLGNFFFRGIKKGEEDELKEKVGLTPNKVITENLRRTSIEKIEKFYSDKGFRQIDVKISETKNAVNPNFIDLTFNVNKGKKVKIDEIFISGNEVVSDLKIKKQLKGTKERMRFTLYPEKNASAYGGKDSVTFKEFMKDRGFLSLSKVRDFLDPWFRIKFSAAKFNQNKYIEDKEKILTYYNSLGYRDAVIEKDTNYYNSKGNLVIDVKVDEGRQYYFGNITWRGNTKYSDSVLNNILGIQRGDIYNLETLNSKLGKQLSAEGGDISGLYMDDGYLFFRVEPIETKVYNDTIDYEIRLSEGPQATIRSINIYGNDKTKEYVIRRELRTIPGEKFSRSDMIRSIRELSALNYFNPEKINPNPVPNPDDGTVDINYTLEEKSSDQLELSAGWGGLIGLTGTLGVTFNNFSTKNIFKKSAWQPLPSGDGQRLSIRVQSNGPSFSSQNFSFTEPWLGGKKRNNLTLSLFRTKLANAFDPLTGLPLRKKSEDAQYLRTFGASVSLGKQLKWPDDFFNLITSVNYTQYKLKDYPIFPELDSGVSNNINLRFQIIRSSVDQPTFPRSGSTFSLTATFTPPWSLFRDASKYSDPAEKYRLVEYHKWRLNYEWFIPIGKPAGAEKNRQFVLKAAAKFGFLGRYNKDLPISPFERFQVGDAGLQNNFGIIGFDIIAHRGYPVYDNSNPRINNANQTSATQFFTIFNKYSMELRYPLSTNPSSTIFGLAFFEAANGWYDVKDYNPFKLRRSAGLGMRFFLPMFGLLGFDYGVGLDRTYPGARFRDISKFTFMLGFEPE; from the coding sequence ATGCGTTTGAATAGAAAATTATTACTGCTTATTCTGATTTGCTCCAGCGTTTACCTGCCTGCAATGGCACAGCAAACCGACACCACCAAACCAGTTTCAGTTGATCCTGAACTGGAAGCGATCATGAATTCAAAAGTGCCCAGAGAATATATTATCGCCGGCATTACTGTTAGTGGCTCCAAAACATTTGATTCAGCATTACTGGTTTCTGTTTCCGGTATTTCTGTTGGTGACAAAGTTTACCTGCCTGGTGGCGATCTGTTCAGCAAAGCAATTGCAGCCATTTGGCGTCAGCAATATTTTGATGATGCAACGATTTACATTACAAAAGTTGACGGGAAAGATATTTACATTGAAATAAATGTAACCGAACGTGCAAGGCTTGGTAACTTCTTTTTCAGAGGAATCAAAAAAGGTGAAGAAGATGAGCTGAAAGAAAAAGTTGGGCTAACGCCAAACAAAGTAATTACAGAAAATCTTCGCCGCACAAGCATTGAAAAAATTGAAAAGTTTTATTCAGATAAAGGGTTCAGACAAATTGATGTAAAAATCTCTGAAACAAAGAATGCCGTAAACCCCAACTTTATTGACCTTACGTTTAACGTTAACAAAGGCAAGAAGGTAAAGATCGACGAGATCTTTATTTCAGGGAACGAAGTTGTATCGGATCTTAAAATCAAGAAACAGTTAAAGGGAACAAAGGAACGCATGCGTTTTACGTTGTATCCTGAAAAAAATGCTTCAGCTTATGGCGGTAAAGATTCGGTCACATTCAAAGAGTTTATGAAAGACCGTGGATTTTTATCACTTTCGAAAGTGAGGGATTTTCTTGATCCATGGTTCCGCATTAAGTTTTCTGCTGCTAAATTCAACCAGAATAAATACATCGAAGACAAAGAGAAGATCCTTACTTATTACAACTCTCTTGGCTATCGTGATGCGGTTATTGAAAAGGATACCAACTATTATAACAGCAAAGGAAACCTGGTTATTGATGTAAAGGTTGATGAAGGAAGACAATATTACTTCGGTAACATTACCTGGAGAGGGAATACAAAATATTCTGATTCGGTACTCAACAACATCCTTGGAATACAACGTGGTGATATCTATAACCTCGAAACACTGAATTCAAAATTAGGTAAGCAACTTTCAGCAGAAGGTGGCGATATCAGTGGTCTTTACATGGATGATGGTTATTTGTTCTTCCGTGTGGAGCCTATTGAAACAAAAGTTTACAACGATACGATCGATTACGAAATCCGTTTGTCTGAAGGTCCGCAGGCAACCATTCGTTCAATAAATATTTACGGAAACGATAAAACGAAGGAGTATGTCATCCGTCGTGAGTTACGTACAATTCCGGGTGAAAAATTCAGCCGTAGCGATATGATCCGTTCGATCCGTGAATTATCTGCATTGAATTATTTCAATCCTGAAAAGATCAATCCAAACCCGGTTCCAAATCCGGATGACGGTACAGTTGACATCAACTACACACTTGAAGAAAAATCAAGTGATCAGTTGGAGTTGAGTGCGGGTTGGGGTGGATTGATCGGTTTAACCGGTACATTGGGTGTTACCTTCAACAACTTCTCTACAAAAAATATTTTCAAAAAATCGGCATGGCAACCGTTACCAAGTGGTGATGGACAGCGTTTATCCATTCGTGTACAATCAAACGGTCCGTCGTTCAGTTCGCAGAACTTTTCATTTACTGAACCTTGGTTAGGTGGTAAGAAAAGAAATAACCTGACGTTGAGTTTGTTCCGTACCAAGTTGGCAAATGCATTTGATCCGTTAACAGGCTTGCCTCTACGTAAAAAGTCAGAAGATGCACAATACCTCCGCACGTTTGGTGCAAGTGTATCATTGGGTAAGCAATTGAAATGGCCCGATGACTTTTTCAACCTGATCACATCAGTTAACTACACACAATATAAACTGAAAGATTACCCTATTTTCCCTGAGCTGGATAGTGGTGTATCGAATAACATTAACTTACGTTTTCAGATCATTCGTTCAAGTGTTGATCAGCCAACGTTCCCACGTTCGGGTTCAACGTTTTCTTTAACAGCAACATTTACACCACCATGGAGTTTGTTCCGTGATGCTAGTAAATATTCAGACCCTGCTGAGAAATATCGTTTGGTTGAGTATCACAAATGGCGTTTGAATTACGAATGGTTTATCCCGATCGGAAAGCCTGCAGGTGCTGAAAAGAACCGCCAGTTTGTATTGAAAGCCGCAGCGAAATTTGGTTTCCTTGGCCGATATAATAAAGATTTGCCGATATCGCCATTTGAACGTTTCCAGGTGGGTGATGCCGGTTTGCAGAATAACTTTGGTATCATTGGTTTCGACATTATTGCACACAGAGGTTATCCCGTGTACGATAATTCAAACCCAAGGATTAATAACGCCAACCAAACATCAGCCACACAATTCTTTACCATCTTTAACAAGTATAGTATGGAATTGCGCTATCCATTAAGCACCAACCCAAGCAGTACAATTTTTGGTTTGGCGTTTTTTGAAGCAGCCAATGGCTGGTATGATGTGAAGGATTACAATCCATTCAAACTGCGCCGCAGTGCAGGCTTGGGTATGCGTTTCTTCTTGCCAATGTTTGGTTTGCTCGGGTTTGATTATGGTGTTGGTTTGGATAGAACATATCCCGGCGCAAGATTCAGAGATATTTCCAAGTTTACCTTTATGCTTGGCTTTGAACCGGAATAG